From one Bacillus sp. FJAT-42376 genomic stretch:
- a CDS encoding ATP-binding protein — translation MKQLGTLYIFCGKMGAGKSTKSKQWASDKHAVLLSEDEWLASLYPNQIASFEDYLKFSAQLKPLLKKHVQNLLSIGTDVVMDFPANTKKTRRWFLDLAAEVHAGHQLIYLNRTNEQCLRQIAQRRMEQPERAAFDTEAVFINVTKYFEAPEASEGLNIVEISGKES, via the coding sequence ATGAAACAATTGGGGACACTCTATATTTTCTGCGGGAAAATGGGTGCAGGAAAATCAACTAAATCAAAACAATGGGCGAGCGATAAGCATGCTGTCCTGTTGTCTGAGGATGAATGGCTTGCATCCCTATATCCGAACCAGATTGCATCATTTGAGGACTATTTGAAATTTTCAGCGCAGCTCAAGCCGCTGCTGAAAAAGCATGTCCAAAACCTGTTAAGCATCGGTACAGATGTCGTGATGGATTTTCCTGCCAATACTAAAAAAACGAGAAGGTGGTTTTTGGATTTAGCGGCTGAAGTCCATGCCGGCCATCAGCTGATTTACCTTAATCGAACGAATGAGCAATGCCTCCGCCAAATTGCCCAAAGGCGAATGGAACAGCCTGAAAGAGCAGCTTTTGACACGGAAGCGGTGTTTATAAATGTTACTAAATACTTTGAAGCACCGGAGGCATCCGAAGGTTTAAATATAGTAGAGATTAGCGGAAAAGAATCATAG
- a CDS encoding TIGR02206 family membrane protein: protein MEKGSMNLFGNNQEDFPFTMFGISHIAALAVLLILSILLYSFRMKLKTKNMKTYELGLAASLILVEVLYHVWLVSIDNWEIRHALPLELCNISFVMTVLLLLTGSRLIYEVLLFIGLMGASQALLTPVLAIDFPHFRFFHFFYTHTWIIAVPLYYTWVKGYRPTIYSVLKTMIFLNILLPIVLFVNRSTGGNYMFLDHKPSSGSLLDVLGPYPWYILSLEGIAAGMGIVLWLIFREKTRSEGREHAEAGSFD, encoded by the coding sequence CAATGAATCTATTTGGCAATAATCAAGAGGACTTTCCATTTACTATGTTTGGAATCAGCCACATCGCTGCCCTTGCTGTCCTGCTGATTCTATCCATTCTTCTTTACAGTTTTAGAATGAAATTGAAAACAAAGAACATGAAAACCTATGAATTAGGATTAGCTGCGAGTCTGATTTTAGTCGAGGTTTTATATCACGTGTGGCTTGTCAGTATTGACAATTGGGAAATACGGCATGCATTGCCGCTGGAACTTTGCAATATCAGTTTTGTTATGACGGTTCTGCTTTTACTGACCGGAAGCCGTCTTATTTATGAAGTTTTACTTTTTATCGGGCTAATGGGGGCTTCACAGGCGCTGCTGACGCCTGTTTTGGCGATTGATTTTCCTCACTTCCGGTTTTTTCATTTTTTCTATACTCATACGTGGATCATTGCCGTCCCGCTCTATTACACATGGGTAAAGGGATACCGGCCTACAATTTATTCGGTTTTAAAAACGATGATTTTTCTGAATATCTTGCTTCCGATTGTTCTTTTCGTAAACCGCTCTACGGGAGGCAATTATATGTTCCTTGACCACAAGCCATCCAGCGGGAGTTTGCTTGATGTTCTTGGACCGTATCCGTGGTATATTCTTTCTCTTGAAGGAATCGCTGCAGGAATGGGAATCGTGCTTTGGCTGATTTTCAGAGAGAAAACAAGGTCTGAAGGGAGAGAGCATGCAGAGGCAGGGTCGTTCGACTAG